DNA sequence from the Pedobacter schmidteae genome:
TCTAAGCGATGTGATCAGGTTACGGTTACCAAAGTCCTTAAGTTCTTTTAAAGTGACCGTTGTTGAAGCCCCGGTGAAACTCTTGTCTGCTTTTTTGAAAATCCCGGTATTAATGGTTACCTGTTCAAGCTCGTTCTCTGACATTTTCATCACGACATCCAGACTGGTTTGTCCTGGTCTTAAACGTATTTCCTGGGTTTCCATGCCGATGCTGCTGATCACAAGAATTGCTTTTTCATCTACATTTTTGAGCAAAAAATCACCCTTTTCTGTCGTCATAGTTGATCGGTTGGTTCCCTTGATTTTAATGGTTACCCCAGGAAGTGGCCTTTTATTTTCATCTGTTATCCGGCCACTGAGATCGATGTTTTCCAGCGCCTGGATTGTCCTTTCAATAAAGCCGTTTCCTTTGGTTTTGATAACAACACTGTTATTTTCGATCGTAAATGAAAGATTTCTTCCTTTGGTAAGCGCTTCCATGACGTCGCTAAGCGGGGTGTTCACAAAATCAGTCTGGACGACCTGGTCTCCACTTAAAATGTTGCCGGAAAGGATCACATCGTAACCTGTCTGTTTACGGATTTCGTTAAACACTTTATTTAGGGTGATTTCCTTTCTTTTGAGTGTCAGTTTCTGGCTGAAAGTTGCTGCACTGACATGCAGCAGGCAAGTCACTAATATGATAGTGGTTAGCTTCATAATTAATAAAAGTTTTTTGATGCGGAGGTTGTATACCCGCAATGGTCTGGTATAAATTTTATACATTTGGTTTAGTCTTGTTAGAATAAATGAATAATTGTAGCGCAATCGTTCAGCCGGGTCTGTATCGATGGATCCGGGTTTTGTTCTTAAAGATGCCGGAAGGGATATCGGAAGTATCCCTTCTTTTTCTTTCATGAACTGATCTTAGATTTGTTTTTTAGTTTTTCATGATTTGGTTTGTTTATGGTTTAATGATAATTGTTACCGGGCAGTCAGCTGATGCTTTGTTTATTCCTCCCGGCTGATTTTTATAGTTTTCCCCTCAATATTAAATCTTATAATCCCGGTTTGCTGCAGCAGCTGCAGGACCTTCGAGATTTTTTGATAGCGGTTGATACTGCCCACAAAGGTTTCCTGTTTTAAGGAGGCTTCGGCATATATGATATCCACTCCATACCATCTGCTGAGTTTGTTCATGATGTCATCAAGGGTTTCATTATTAAAGTTGAAATACCCGTTTTTCCAGTCTATTGCCATTTCAGTATCTACAGTACCAACGTTTAGCTTTCCATTCCTCAGGGCTGCCTGTTGTCCTGGTGCCAGTATTACTGCAGGTTGATCTGTCTTACCTGGAAGAGAGACCCGTAGTGATCCTTCCAGTAATGTTGTTTTCATGAGCCTGTCTTCAGGATAGGAATTGACGTTAAAGTGTGTGCCCAGAACTTCGATTTCCTGAAGACCTGATCTGACAATAAAAGGATGGGCTTTATCTTTGGCAACTTCGAAATAGGCTTCTCCGGATAAATTCACTATTCTTTTGCCCTGGTTAATTAAGGCAGTACTATAGCTTAAGCTGGAAGCTGCATTCAGCCAAACCAGGGAGCCATCGGGCAAATTTATACGATAAGTCTCCCCATTGGCAGTAGAGAGGGTATTGGTCCCGTTTGTAGTCTCCTGGGGAGAAAGTTGCAGGTCGCTTTTATCGGTTATGACATAGATCAGCTGTCCGTCCGCAGTCTTTTTGATACTCAGGCCAGACTCCCTGGCCAGTTCCCCGTTTACCCTGTCTGACAAAATGATTTTTTTACCATTTGCCAGAGTTAATGTGGCTCCTGATTTGCCGGGGGCAATGTCATTGACATAAAATTTGTCTGCAGCGGTGTTTTTTTGTTTAAAGTAAAACAGCATTCCTGTAATTGAGATTAGGAGTATCACAGCTGCTGCAATACCTGGCCATATCCATAGAATACGGGATTTGTTTACCTTCGGTGCAGCTGTAATATCGATCCTTTTCAGAATTTTCTGTTTGTTTCTTATTTTTATAAATTCCCTTGTTTCCGGATCGAGTGTTTCCCATAACGGATTTTGATTGCCATAGTTGTTAATATAGAAAAGGTATAAACCTAATTCCGCATCGGTTGCACTATGTTCATCAACTTTAGTTGCAAGTGCTATAAACTGTTCTTTTAGCATTTAATAGGGGTATTTTACGGTAAAGCGAAAAAACGGTGCGTTTCCCCTAAAGGAAAAATTATTATTTTGATTAAAGTGTGTTAATTGGTTGGTTTTCAGTAGAAAAAAAATAGAACGTAACTGGCTTTTCCCAGATTTTTTCTGAGTTTTCGGATGGCTATTGTAATCTGGGCTTCAACTGTTTTCTCTGATATTCCCATTTTTTCCGCAATTTCCTTATTGTTCAGGTGTTCAAATCTGCTTAATGTAAAGATCTGCCGGCAGCGGGCGGGGAGCTCACTTGTACTTTGCTGAATAAGCGTCTTGAGTTGTCGGATTTCTAATTCGATACTGGCGTCCAGTTCTGCTGATGTTTGTAAGGCTAATTTTTTATAAAAATCTTCCCTGGATTTATTTTTTCGGAAATAACTGGCTGTCTTGAATTTAACTGCTGTTAGTAAATATCCTTTACAGCTGGTCAGTTGCCATTGGCTTCGGTGTTCCCAGAACCAGATGAAAATATCCTGTATGATGTCTTCGGCTTCACTGTGCTCCCTTAGTATGTTATAGGCTACGCCGTAAAGCATATCAAAATGACGGTCATAGAGCTCCTGGAAGGCTTGATAGTTGCCTGAACGGATCTGAAGAAGTAGTTTTTCCTCAGTTTCATGCTGTAAATCTATAATGGTCATTTTGCGGAGACAGTATGCCTTTATTGTTAAATAAACGGGGGCAATATATAGAATTTCAAGAAATAACAATAAAGGTTTTTCCGCAATACATCCGATATTATCGGGTTACATTGTTTATTTATATTATGGATAGTTAAATCGGAGGATGATGAGGGAGTTAACTACATCTAAAGTATTTTTTCAAAAAGTGTTTTTAAAATTTGGAGCCAGGAATTGTAATTGATTATATTTGTTAACGGTGCGAGCATACTCAAGTGTCTCAACCTTAGGGACTAAAATTCAACGAATTCTATGCAGCAACGTAAACTTCCGGGTATGTCCGAGCAATACATAGTTTCAACTATCTACCATGAAATTCTACATGCCTATATAGATGCAACATATGCCAGATTCTGACGGAAGATTAATAATTCCAATTGGGAATGGAGACAATGAGATGGCAGATAACTATATAGCTTTATTAACAGGAGCTTTGAAAGTTGCTTTCCCTGGAATTTCAGATGAGTTGGCTTGGGGATTATCGTGGGGAGGTTTAGAAGAGACAACTTATTTTAAATATAAGTTAACGACTCAGGAACAGGAACAGGTG
Encoded proteins:
- a CDS encoding FecR family protein gives rise to the protein MLKEQFIALATKVDEHSATDAELGLYLFYINNYGNQNPLWETLDPETREFIKIRNKQKILKRIDITAAPKVNKSRILWIWPGIAAAVILLISITGMLFYFKQKNTAADKFYVNDIAPGKSGATLTLANGKKIILSDRVNGELARESGLSIKKTADGQLIYVITDKSDLQLSPQETTNGTNTLSTANGETYRINLPDGSLVWLNAASSLSYSTALINQGKRIVNLSGEAYFEVAKDKAHPFIVRSGLQEIEVLGTHFNVNSYPEDRLMKTTLLEGSLRVSLPGKTDQPAVILAPGQQAALRNGKLNVGTVDTEMAIDWKNGYFNFNNETLDDIMNKLSRWYGVDIIYAEASLKQETFVGSINRYQKISKVLQLLQQTGIIRFNIEGKTIKISREE
- a CDS encoding RNA polymerase sigma factor; its protein translation is MTIIDLQHETEEKLLLQIRSGNYQAFQELYDRHFDMLYGVAYNILREHSEAEDIIQDIFIWFWEHRSQWQLTSCKGYLLTAVKFKTASYFRKNKSREDFYKKLALQTSAELDASIELEIRQLKTLIQQSTSELPARCRQIFTLSRFEHLNNKEIAEKMGISEKTVEAQITIAIRKLRKNLGKASYVLFFFY